The proteins below come from a single Methanolobus chelungpuianus genomic window:
- a CDS encoding radical SAM protein, which produces MYQKNILLVEPDFPIPTKSKNHKNFLPIGLLKLASYYRNQNFEVDLIRGKKLSDKFITPSLIEITSLFTYWSDYVWDAVKFYREHFPDPDVTEIRVGGIYASLHFENQDFRYKCKKYHVTPVKGVQEEVENFFPAYDIVKNSDNHVDYQIIHSSRGCFRKCSFCGTWKIEPEFKGKKEITSTIESGLQMGLKNLVFYDNNLFYNPFIESILKELAILRKERKIGWCESQSGFDGRVLLQKPHLVPLLKKAGFRYPRIAWDWGYDQWPEIEKQIRILVDSGYNPKNITVFMIYNWKLDFEEMEQKRIKCWEWKVQISDCRNRPLEQLHDHYKPLKDQNHGNDYYINPNWTDAEIKQFRQNVRRQNICSRQNLAFHSKLLEHKKHFTKEHYNRLKLVSFGRAAKFLPDLWIPSKVTHPQNRDKWSVKPVEPPKNLAELLDADQEMRDIWNEFVEQTPVKEEQIVCLEN; this is translated from the coding sequence ATGTATCAGAAAAACATACTCCTAGTAGAGCCCGATTTTCCCATACCTACTAAAAGCAAGAATCATAAAAATTTTCTACCTATAGGTCTATTGAAACTTGCTTCTTATTATAGAAATCAAAATTTTGAAGTAGACTTAATTAGAGGGAAAAAGTTATCAGATAAATTTATAACTCCTTCTTTGATAGAAATTACAAGCCTTTTTACTTATTGGTCAGATTATGTATGGGATGCCGTAAAATTCTATAGAGAACACTTTCCTGACCCTGATGTAACTGAAATTAGAGTTGGTGGTATATATGCAAGTCTTCACTTTGAGAACCAAGATTTCAGATATAAGTGTAAAAAATATCATGTAACCCCTGTAAAAGGTGTTCAGGAAGAGGTAGAAAACTTTTTCCCAGCGTATGACATTGTGAAAAATAGCGATAATCATGTAGATTACCAAATTATCCATTCATCGCGTGGATGCTTCCGAAAATGTTCATTTTGTGGGACTTGGAAAATTGAACCTGAGTTTAAAGGTAAAAAAGAAATCACGTCTACAATTGAGTCTGGGCTTCAGATGGGGCTTAAAAACTTAGTATTCTACGATAACAATCTATTTTATAATCCTTTTATAGAAAGCATATTGAAAGAGTTAGCCATCCTCAGAAAAGAAAGGAAAATAGGCTGGTGTGAATCGCAAAGCGGCTTTGATGGAAGAGTACTCTTGCAAAAGCCACACTTAGTTCCATTGCTTAAGAAAGCGGGGTTTAGATATCCAAGAATTGCATGGGATTGGGGATACGATCAGTGGCCAGAAATAGAAAAACAAATCAGAATTTTGGTCGATTCTGGGTATAATCCGAAAAACATTACGGTATTCATGATCTACAACTGGAAATTAGATTTTGAAGAGATGGAACAGAAAAGAATCAAGTGTTGGGAATGGAAGGTGCAGATTTCAGACTGCAGAAATAGACCTTTAGAGCAGTTGCATGATCATTATAAGCCTCTAAAAGATCAGAATCATGGCAATGATTACTATATCAATCCAAACTGGACAGATGCCGAAATAAAACAGTTCAGGCAGAATGTCAGACGACAGAACATTTGCAGTAGGCAGAACTTAGCGTTTCATAGCAAATTGCTGGAACATAAAAAGCACTTTACAAAAGAGCATTATAACAGATTGAAACTAGTGAGTTTTGGAAGAGCTGCAAAATTTTTGCCTGACTTGTGGATTCCTTCTAAAGTTACGCACCCCCAAAATAGAGATAAATGGTCAGTTAAGCCAGTGGAACCACCAAAGAACTTAGCTGAGTTACTTGATGCTGATCAGGAAATGAGAGACATATGGAATGAATTTGTAGAACAAACTCCAGTGAAGGAAGAACAAATAGTATGTCTTGAGAACTAA
- a CDS encoding sigma-70 region 4 domain-containing protein → MVEDSYLTVAGRNIVFEIESVKISDLEYYPQNPRINSLLEQYGNASQEEIQKAMWENLEYITHDLYQDIKKNGGLQEEIIVYNQQVLEGNCRLCAYRYLSKNEPEVTKWQKIRCKVIKSDLNDKEINTLLCQQHIKGKKNWDPFEKAAYMFRMKEKDGYSFEEIAELTNISKNDVKKHISAYEFMKSEGVPDIKKFSYYLELEKNQNLSSIKKSEPDIKKKISLMIQEDRIPDAQAMRKVHIIYSDKKARAKFEKSGEDFDIALGIAKSRNPSIDDTFYRKIDEVANLLRDASPEQIRLEVEEDNHKKHKIKNLAKHLKNLCRNIELDF, encoded by the coding sequence GTGGTTGAAGACAGTTATTTGACAGTAGCCGGAAGAAACATTGTTTTTGAGATCGAATCAGTTAAAATTTCAGATCTTGAATATTATCCTCAAAATCCAAGGATTAATTCATTATTAGAGCAGTATGGAAATGCTTCACAAGAGGAAATACAAAAAGCAATGTGGGAAAATTTAGAATATATAACGCACGATCTGTATCAAGATATTAAGAAAAATGGAGGTCTACAAGAAGAGATAATAGTTTATAATCAACAGGTATTGGAAGGAAATTGTAGACTATGTGCATATCGTTACTTGAGCAAAAATGAACCAGAAGTTACAAAATGGCAGAAAATACGTTGCAAAGTAATTAAATCAGATTTGAATGATAAAGAGATCAATACTCTTTTGTGCCAACAACATATAAAAGGGAAGAAAAATTGGGATCCATTTGAGAAAGCTGCCTATATGTTTCGAATGAAAGAAAAAGATGGATATTCATTTGAAGAGATTGCAGAACTAACAAACATAAGCAAAAATGATGTTAAAAAGCATATCAGTGCATATGAGTTTATGAAATCCGAAGGAGTACCTGACATTAAGAAATTCAGTTATTACTTGGAATTGGAAAAAAATCAAAACTTAAGCAGCATTAAGAAAAGTGAACCTGATATAAAGAAGAAAATTTCTCTAATGATCCAAGAAGATAGAATTCCTGATGCGCAAGCCATGAGAAAAGTACACATAATATATAGTGACAAAAAAGCAAGGGCCAAATTTGAAAAAAGCGGTGAGGATTTTGACATTGCTTTAGGAATAGCAAAATCAAGAAATCCTTCAATTGACGATACATTTTACAGGAAAATTGATGAAGTTGCCAATTTATTAAGGGATGCAAGCCCAGAGCAAATCAGGTTAGAAGTAGAGGAAGATAATCACAAAAAACATAAAATCAAAAACTTGGCAAAGCACCTGAAGAATCTATGTCGAAATATAGAATTAGATTTTTGA